One region of Bosea sp. 29B genomic DNA includes:
- a CDS encoding branched-chain amino acid ABC transporter ATP-binding protein/permease: MTRAQLATVKIVAVLALAAAPFLLSPFSITLLNYVGIYSLVAVGLVLLTGIVGIISFGQAAFIGIAAYATAWVSAINGQSPWLGLVLAIVLTCTVAAVLGLVTLRLQGHFLSLSTIAWGLSIGFLFGNIDGLGGFNGLSNIPPISVGSYALSEGWQIYYLIWAFVVVVLILLHNLLNSRLGRAMRTMRGGKTLVESLGVSAYWVNLTAFVIAAFLAALSGWLYAHLSRFISPTPFEPLAGIEYLMMAMIGGATSLLGGIVGAAVIIFLKNAVQDYLPLIAKGASGQLEIVVFASIFILFLQRARQGIVPFLSRFLPQPQPKRPEPAPPLPLRKQPAPGEVLLQVEGAERRFGGLIAVNKVSFEVRAGEILGLIGPNGAGKSTMFNLLTGALACNSGKIVFAGRNIERLSQAKIARAGIARTFQHVKLRPRMTLLDNVLLGTYSRTKAGLISGAFRLERQEEASARAEAMRQLERIGLGDNPFELAGNLPLGNQRLLEIARALAADPLLLVLDEPAAGLRRNEKQKLAELLANLRREHVTILLVEHDMEFVMNLVDRIVVMDFGTKLCEGDPAAIRNDARVQEAYLGSTV; this comes from the coding sequence ATGACTCGCGCCCAGCTTGCCACCGTGAAGATCGTGGCCGTGCTGGCGCTCGCCGCGGCGCCTTTCCTGCTCAGCCCGTTCTCGATCACGCTGCTGAACTATGTCGGCATCTACTCGCTCGTCGCCGTCGGCCTCGTCCTGCTCACCGGCATCGTCGGCATCATCTCCTTCGGGCAGGCCGCCTTCATCGGCATCGCGGCCTATGCCACGGCCTGGGTCTCGGCGATCAACGGCCAGTCGCCCTGGCTCGGCCTCGTCCTGGCGATCGTCCTCACCTGCACCGTCGCGGCCGTGCTCGGACTGGTGACGCTGCGCCTGCAAGGGCATTTCCTCTCGCTCAGCACCATCGCCTGGGGGCTGTCGATCGGCTTCCTGTTCGGCAATATCGACGGGCTCGGCGGCTTCAACGGCCTGTCCAACATCCCGCCGATCTCGGTCGGCTCCTATGCGCTGAGCGAGGGCTGGCAGATCTACTACCTGATCTGGGCGTTCGTGGTGGTCGTGCTGATCCTGCTGCACAACCTGCTGAACTCGCGCCTCGGCCGGGCCATGCGCACCATGCGCGGCGGCAAGACGCTGGTCGAAAGCCTCGGCGTCAGCGCCTATTGGGTCAATCTCACCGCTTTCGTCATCGCCGCCTTCCTTGCGGCGCTGTCGGGCTGGCTCTACGCCCATCTCAGCCGCTTCATCAGCCCGACACCATTCGAGCCGCTGGCCGGCATCGAATACCTGATGATGGCGATGATCGGTGGTGCGACCAGTCTGCTCGGCGGCATCGTCGGCGCGGCGGTCATCATCTTCCTGAAGAACGCGGTGCAGGACTATCTGCCGCTGATCGCCAAGGGCGCCTCGGGCCAGCTCGAGATCGTCGTCTTCGCCAGCATCTTCATTTTGTTCCTGCAGCGTGCGCGGCAGGGCATCGTGCCGTTCCTCTCGCGTTTCCTGCCTCAGCCGCAGCCGAAGCGCCCGGAGCCTGCGCCGCCCCTGCCGCTGCGCAAGCAGCCGGCGCCGGGCGAGGTGCTGCTGCAGGTCGAAGGCGCCGAGCGACGCTTCGGAGGGCTCATCGCCGTCAACAAGGTCTCGTTCGAGGTCCGCGCCGGCGAGATTCTAGGGCTGATCGGCCCCAACGGCGCCGGCAAGAGCACGATGTTCAACCTGTTGACGGGTGCGCTCGCCTGCAACAGTGGCAAGATCGTCTTCGCCGGCCGCAACATCGAGCGGCTCTCGCAAGCGAAGATCGCGCGTGCCGGCATCGCCCGCACCTTCCAGCATGTGAAGCTGCGCCCGCGCATGACGCTGCTCGACAACGTCCTGCTCGGCACGTATTCGCGGACCAAGGCTGGTCTCATCTCCGGCGCCTTCCGGCTGGAGCGGCAGGAGGAGGCGAGCGCCCGCGCCGAGGCGATGCGGCAACTTGAACGCATCGGCCTCGGCGATAATCCTTTCGAACTCGCCGGCAACCTTCCGCTCGGCAACCAGCGGCTGCTGGAGATTGCCCGTGCATTGGCGGCCGATCCGCTGCTGCTCGTCCTCGACGAGCCGGCAGCCGGCCTGCGCCGCAACGAAAAGCAGAAGCTCGCCGAGCTTCTCGCCAATCTGCGCCGCGAGCATGTCACCATCCTGCTGGTCGAGCACGACATGGAATTCGTCATGAACCTCGTCGACCGCATCGTCGTCATGGATTTCGGCACCAAGCTCTGCGAGGGCGATCCGGCCGCGATCCGCAACGATGCCCGCGTGCAGGAAGCCTATCTGGGGAGCACGGTCTGA
- a CDS encoding ABC transporter ATP-binding protein, translated as MMALLSLRNVSVSYDKVEAVRGVSLDVEAGQIVSVIGPNGAGKTTMMLATMGLLPLAGEVTFEGSSLTGLDVEERVERGICLVPEKRELFADMSVADNLILGSYSLKDRSGVDAALQQVYQRFPRLQERRRQKAGTLSGGERQMLALGRALMAKPKLLILDEPSLGLAPLIVREIFRTISSLRELGVSVLLVEQNARAALETADYGYVLETGEIVQQGKADTLIHDPKLIAAYLGGGEGH; from the coding sequence CTGATGGCGCTGCTATCCCTCCGCAACGTCAGCGTTTCCTACGACAAGGTGGAGGCCGTCCGCGGCGTCTCGCTGGACGTCGAGGCGGGCCAGATCGTCTCGGTGATCGGGCCGAACGGAGCCGGCAAGACGACGATGATGCTGGCGACCATGGGGCTTCTGCCGTTGGCTGGGGAGGTGACCTTCGAGGGCTCCAGCCTCACCGGGCTCGACGTCGAGGAGCGCGTCGAGCGTGGCATCTGTCTCGTGCCGGAAAAGCGCGAGCTGTTCGCCGACATGTCCGTCGCCGACAATCTGATCCTCGGTTCGTACAGCCTGAAGGACCGCTCCGGCGTCGATGCGGCCCTGCAGCAAGTCTATCAGCGCTTCCCGCGGCTGCAGGAGCGCCGGCGTCAAAAGGCCGGCACGCTGTCGGGCGGCGAGCGCCAGATGCTGGCGCTGGGCCGCGCCCTGATGGCCAAGCCGAAGCTGCTCATCCTCGACGAGCCGAGCCTGGGTCTGGCGCCGCTCATCGTGCGCGAGATCTTCAGGACGATCTCCTCCCTGCGCGAGCTCGGCGTCTCGGTGTTGCTGGTCGAACAGAATGCCCGCGCCGCACTCGAGACCGCCGATTACGGCTATGTGCTGGAGACCGGCGAGATCGTCCAGCAGGGCAAGGCAGATACCTTGATCCACGATCCAAAGCTCATCGCCGCCTATCTTGGGGGCGGCGAGGGGCACTAA